Part of the Gemmatimonadota bacterium genome is shown below.
GGAGCTGGACCAGAAGGCCTCGAAGCGCTCGTCCCCGAACTCGCGGGCGAGGTCGCCGAGGACGGCACTACGGTTGGGGCCGAAGGCCGTCGTCCTGAACCCCACCGGGCCGTACGACGCGACGGGGCCGTCTCCCCGCTCCCACTCCCCCGGCGCGAGGAACATGGCGGCGCACACGTCCATGCGCCCGCCGGCGCACCCCGCCTGCGCGACCTCCCAGCGTCCACGCCACACGCGCCCCGGGAGGGCTTCGGCGTAGAGCATCTCCCCGGCGGATGATCGGAGCTGCCCCAGCGGATCCACCGCCAGCCCAAGCGCCCCTGCGCGCAGCCACCGTGAGACCTGCGGTCCGGGCACTCCGTAGCGTGCATAGAAGGAGCACGCTTGGAGTACCGGGAGGTCCATGGTGGGCTCTTCATCGAGCGAAGCCCAGAATCGCGAACGTCCGCGCACGCGCGGCACGAAGCAATAGGGATGGTCACCCTCATCCAGCAGCATCAGCGGCATCCCACCCATGCCAGCGGTCGCGCCATTGGCCAGCTCCCGTTCGAACCAGAAGGCACCCACGCGCACCCGCGGCTCGGCCACACCGAACGCGTCCAGCTCGGCTCGCACGAGCGCGTAAGGGTCGTCCGATGTCACGCTGTCCGCTCGCGTCACCAGACCCGCGAGCACCATTCCGCCGTCGAGAGCCGCCCGTGCCGCGATGGTGTCCAGCCACAGGGTCTCGGCCAGCGTTTGATACTCCCCTCGCACCGCCCACGTCATTGCGCCGATGGTGCTGCTCGACGACACGCGTTCGATGAACCGCTCCGGCGACGGCGGCAGGAGCAAGGCAGCCACCACGCCCAATCCGAGCACCGACCATACAATCCAGCGCCTCATCCGAACCTCCAACGGGTGCTGCGGCGCGCCACGACGCCGAGACTTCCCAGACTCAGCAGGGTCAAGAGCGCCGCCGGCCCCAGCTCCGCTTGGACCGGGATACGTCGACCGCGGAGCGCGCCCATCCAGGCATCCATCAGGTCTGCGTCGCTCATTCCGGCTGCGGCCGCCAGGCGGTCGCGCAGCGACCCCGACGTCTCCACCAGCCGCGACCAGGAGCCGACGCCGCCCTGCTCGAGCGCGAACCAGACCAGATTGGCGCGGACCCCCGCGTCGAGCGGAGCGGCGCGTTCCCGTGACAGTCCGCCGCGCGCCTCGGCGCACGCTGAGGCCACACCGTTCTGGCAGTCCTCGGCGGCCGACGCATAGCGCTTCACCCATTGCTGGGGGGCGCGTTCACGCTGCGCGGCATCGTACCAGAGGGTGGTCATATCCAGGTCTCCGGTGAGATCCAGCGAGGCCCAGCACGCTTGACGGTCACCACCGAGACATGCGGTCACGGAGATGGACGCGGTCCGGGCCATGGTGCGGTACGCGGCGCGGTAGTCGTGCGCCTCCTGTGGCATCGGCTGCAGGCGCCCCATCCAGTCCCGCAGGTCGGACGGCGACGCATCGCTGAGCATCCTCGCCATCTTGGAGCGGATGTCGTCCCGGCGGGCCGCGTCCGAAGCGACGTCGTGCTGCCAGACCTCGCTCCGGTCACTCGTGACACCGAGGCCCGTCTTCGCGGGCCCGATCTCGTAGGTGAAGATCCGGTCGAAGGGAGGCGTCCCCTCCAGCGCCGCCGCGTACGGCGCGAGGGTCTCGCGGGCGAGGCGTTCCGCGTCGGCACTCTGGTTGGCACGCGCCACGAGCGTGAACGGGCCCACGAACAGGGTATCGAGTTCCGTGACGCCATTGGCCGCCGTTTCGGCTCGTACCGCGTCCCGGGCCTGTGCCTCGGCACTCAGCACCTCCAGGCGCGCTTCCAACCGCTGGATGCGACGCTCGGCGTGCGCTCTTGCCGTGGCCAGCTCGGCCCGCTCCTGCGCACTCAACAGCGGGGGCGGCGAGGTTTGGGCGGTCACCCTCGTACCGCCCAACGCGGCGAGCGCGATCGCACCGGCGAGCGCGTAGAGGGATCGCCTACACATCGATCAAGGCCCAATTGGCGTTCAGCACCGAGAAGGGGCTCGGCCAGTCCGTGAGAACGTCGAAGAGCTGGACGCCGGGCCTGACTCCAGCAGAACCCGGCCCGCCGCTCCCAGCGAACTGGTTCAAGAGCGGCCCCGCGGCCAACAACACCAGAATCCCCACGATCCCGAGCCACACCACCGTGCGCATGGTGGCGGACGCCAGCGCGAAGAGCATGGCGTAGATCACGCCGGCCGCGAACAGGAAGCGCACGGTGAGCGCCACCGGGTATGCGCGCAGCGCGTCGGGGATGTCGGCGGCCTGAACGGCGGTGAAGGCGCCCAGGCCCAGCGCCAGGACGGGCACCAGGAGAACCAGCCCGCCCGCGGCCATCTTGAGCAACGAGTAGCGGGACCGGGAGATGGGCAGCGACAGGGCGTAGACGTGGTTGCCGCGATGATCCCAGGTCCAGGCCAGGATGCCCACGATGCCGCCCACGGCCACGGCCAGACCGGGATAGGCCGGGATCCACAACTGGGTGAGCTCGAGCAGCGCGCCCACGCGGGCGCCGGGATCGGCGATGCCGCCCGACCCCTGGATGCTCAGCAGGGGGACCGCGAAGCAGGCGAGGCTCAACAGCGCCACCACCGGCGCGGAGGCCCGCCACTGCACGTGCAGGATCTGCTTGAACACGACTATTCCTCCTCTGCGGCCCGACGGCCGGATCTGAGCAGCTCCACGAACCCGTCCTCCAAATCCAGGTGCTGCACGTCACGCACGTGCGCGCCGGCGCTCTCCAGCAGCTCGCGCATGGGCTCCCGCCAGCCCCGCACCACCCAGCTCTCCCCCGGGCCGTGCCCGTTCAGGTGGGTGCGCGACAACACCTCGAACGGCGCCGCGGACAGCGCGGCAGGCGGGTCCACCACATGGAGGCGCTTGATCTCGTTCTTGAAGGCGTCCATGGGCATCTCGGCGATCAAGCGACCCCCGTCGATGACGCCCACCCAGTCGCACATGCGTTCGAGCTCGTGCACCAGATGGCTGGAGATGAAGACCGTGGCGCCCGCCTCCGCGACGTAGTCCATCACCGCGCTCATGACGTCCCGACGCACCACGGGATCCAGACCGTCGGTGGGCTCGTCCAGGATCAGCAGATCGGGCCGCTGGTACAGCGCCAGCAGGATCATGAGCTTGCCCGTCTCGCCCTTCGACAGACGGCCCACCTTGCGGCCGCGCTCCAGGCCGAGACGCCCCAGCATCTCGGTGGCCCAGCGCTCGTCCCACGCGGAGAAGAAGGCGGCGTGGTAGGCGAGCGTCTCGCCGATGGTCAGCGCGGGGTACAGGTGGGGTCGCTCCGGCACATAGCCGGTGCGGGCCAGGACACGCTCGATGGACTCGGGGATCGGAGCCCCCAGCAGGCGGATCTCCCCGGCGTCCGGCTTCATCATGCCCATGAGCATGCGGATGGTGGTGCTCTTGCCGGAGCCGTTCGGTCCCAGGAACCCGTAGACGGACCCCTCGGGCACGTTCAGATCCAGACCGCGCAGCTCGAACGACGTGCCGAGCTTCACGGTCAGATCCGTGGTCTGGATGGCGTTGGCCATGCTCCCCCCTATCCGGTGGCCCGTGAGCGGCGCTGCTTGGCTGCGGGCACTCCACTCTCTTCCGCGAAGGCCTCCGCCAGCTCCGCCACGTCGATCCCGAGGCGCGCCGCCTCGGCCATCATGTCCCGCACGAGCGTACGCGCCTGTCGTGCCCGCTCCTCGCCACGCTTGGTGCGGGTCATGGCGCGCACGAAGCTCCCGGCGCCGCGCCGCGTGACCACGAACCCGTCGTTCTCCAGGTCGCGGTACGCCTGTACCACGGTGGCCGGGTTGACCCGCAGCTCGGCCGCCAGGCCCCGCACGGACGGCAGGGCGTCCCCGGGCTGCAGGTCACCCGCCGCCACCGCCGCGCGGATGCGCTCGGCGATCTGCGCGTAGAGCGGCGTGGGGCTCCTGGGGTCGAGCTGGTCGAACACGGCGCTCCTCCATGGGGCTCCGGAGTGGACCGGCCGTGGCGTCTGCAGGGGGGAGAGCAAACGCCGTGCCGCTGTATCGGTGTACCAATACAGCGGTACGGCGGGGCGCGCAAGCTGCGCAGCCGGGCACTCGGTGCCGGGTGGGGAAGGAAGGGACGGGCGCCGGACCCGCGGAGCCCCCGGACACACGAGAAACGACAAGGGGGTGCCGGCCCCTCCGGACCGGCACCCCCTTGGCCTTCTGAAGCGTGCGCCCTACGCCACGGCCCCCGCCTCGCTCGGGGCGTCGCTGGCGCGCTTGCGGCTCCGGGCCGCGCCGCGCTTGGGCAGCAGGGCCACCTGGAGCACCTGCGCCAGCTCCTCCACCGGGTGGACGGTCAGCCCCTTCCGGACGGTCTCGGGGATGTCCTCGAGGTCGCCCTCGTTGTCCGCCGGCAGCACGATCTCGGTGATCCCGGCGCGCACCGCGCCGAGCACCTTCTCCTTCACCCCGCCGATGGGCAGCACCCGGCCGGTGAGCGTGAGCTCCCCGGTCATGGCGATGTCATGGCGCACCTTGCGGGACGCCAGCGCGGAGATGAGCGCCGTGGCCATGGTGATCCCGGCCGACGGACCCTCCTTGGGCAGCGCGCCGGCCGGCACGTGGATGTGCACCTCCCGGCCGCGCAGCATCTCCTCGGGGATGTCCAGCTCGGCCGCGTGGCTCTTCGCGAACGAGAGCGCGGCCCGGCCGGACTCCTTCATGACGTCCCCGAGCTGACCCGTCAGCACCAGCCCGCCCTCGCCGGGCATGACCGAGGCCTCCACGAACATGATGTCGCCGCCCATGGGCGTGTAGAACATCCCGGTCGCGACGCCCACGGCTTCCTTGGGCGCCATCCGCTCGGGATGCACGCGCGGCCGCCCCAGCAGGTCGGAGATGTCGCCGGGCTCGACCTGCACGGCGTCCGTGTCGTCGCTCGCGATCCGCCGCGCCACCTTGCGGGCCAGCTTGCCCAGCTCGCGCTCGAGCTGCCGCACGCCGGCCTCGCGCGTGTACTGCTGGATGACGCTGGTGAGCGCGTCCTCGCTGACCTGGAACTCCTTCTCCTGCAGACCCGACTCCTCGCGCTGGCGCGGAAGCAGGTAGCGTCGCGCGATCTCCAGCTTCTCCTGCTCGGTGTAGCCCGCGAAGTCCACCCGCTCCATGCGGTCCAGCAGCGGCGCGGGGATGCGGTCCACGTAGTTGGCCGTGGCGATGAACAGCACCTCGGACAGATCGAACGGGATGCCGAGGTAGTGGTCCGTGAAGGACGAGTTCTGCGCCGGGTCCAGCACCTCCAGCAGCGCCGAGCTGGGATCGCCCTGGAAGGAGACGCCCAGCTTGTCCACCTCGTCCAGCAGGAAGACCGGGTTCTTGCTCTTCACCTGACGCATGCCCTGCACGATGCGGCCGGGCATGGCGCCGACGTACGTCCGGCGGTGGCCGCGGATGTCGGCCTCGTCCCGGGCGCCGCCAAGCGAGATCCGCACGTACTTGCGGCCCAGCGAGCGCGCGATGGACTGCGCGATGCTGGTCTTCCCCACGCCGGGCGGGCCCACGAACAGCAGGATGGGGCCGCGTCCCACCGCACGGCTCTTCACGTCCTCGATGGACCGAGGGGGCTCACCGCCTTCGTGATCGGCGTCCTCGCCTCCTTCCCCGTGGCCGTTGCCGTTGCCCACATGCACGACCTTGCGCTCCTCGGCGGCCGGAACGTCCTCTCCGGTCTCCGCGGCGCGCTCCATCTGCAGCTTGCGCACGGCCAGGAACTCGAGCACGCGGTCCTTCACGTCCTCGAGCCCGTAGTGATCCTCGTCCAGGATGCCGGAGGACTGCTTGAGGTCGATCTTGTCCTCGGTCCGATCGTTCCAGGGCAGCTCCGTCACCCATTCCAGGAACGTCCGGATGACCTGGTATTCGGCCGACTGCGGGCTGGTACGCTCCAGACGCTTGAGCTCGCGCTCGACCTCGGTGCGCGCATCCTCGGTCAGCTGCAGGCCCTCGATGCGCTGACGGAGCTCCTCCACCTCCTGGCGCTCGTCCTCGTCCCCGAGCTCCTTCTGGATCTGCTTCATCTGCTCGCGCAGCAGCATCTCCCGCTGCCGCTCGCCCAGCTCCTCCTGCACCTTGGCCTGGATCTCCTCCTGCGCGTCCAGGCGCGCCAGCTCGCGCTCGACGAGCACGAGGGCGCTGCGCATGCGGACTTCGTCGTCCAGCGTCTCCAGCAGGCGCTGCTTGTCCTCGGACGGCAGCTCCAGGTAGAAGGCGACGAGATCCGCGAACGCACCCGGATCCTCCACGCCCTGGATGAGCTGGTTCAGAGCCTCCGCGGGCACACCGCGCCGGGTGCCCAGCTCCGCGGCCCGGTCCCGCAGCTCGCGGTCCAGGGCCTGGAAGGCAGGATCCTCCGGGCTCCGGGGGAGCTGCCGCTCCATCTCCTGGGTGCGCGCCTCCAGCATCGCCTCGCCGTTGCGCTCGTAGCCCAGCGACTGCGCCCGCGCCTCTCCCTGCACGAGCAGCTGGACGCCGCCGCGCACGCGATGCGTCTGGATGATGCGCACGACGGTCCCGACGTTGTACAGCACGTCGGGCGTCGGCTCATCCACGTTCTCGCGCTGCGCGACCGCGAAGAGGCGGCGATCGCCGTCGAGGGCGCTCTGCACGGCCTCGATGGTTCCCGGCCGTCCGGCCGAGATGGGAACGGCCACACCCGGATACACGACCGTGTCGCGTAGCGGGAGGACCGGCAGTCTGCTTTGCTCTGGCATCAGGCTTCTCGCGACGGGAGCGGTCCTCGAGCGGACCGGCCCCTCTGACGGGTTGTTTCGTCCAGCCGCCCGGCACGACCTCCGCGCGGGCGGGCGGAAGAGGGTCGGGGGGACGGGTGCACGATCCCTGCCACGGCAAAGTGGCCGATCCGTACGCCGCTCCTGCAGGTTCCTGCCAATCTGGCCCCGCCGGAACGGCGCTGACCATGGGTGGCCCGGTCACCACGGGGGTTGGTTTTCGAGCGCGCCCTGTCCAGCTTCCCGAAGCGGTCCCCCCATTCTCCAAACTCCGTACGATGCCGGACGTTCCCGACTACGACCTCCCGACCGAACTTCTGCCGCCCGGCTTCGCCGAAACGCTCGACCGGCCACCGGCGGAGCCCGTGGCGCCACGGCCCGCGGCGACGGTCGTCCTGGTGCGCGATCGGGCCGACGGACCGGAGGTGCTGCTGCTCCGACGGACCCGGTCGTCGGGCTTCGTGCCCGGGGCCTGGGTCTTCCCGGGCGGGCGGGTGGATGCCGGCGACGCCGTCCCGGATCTGCTGGCGCGCCTGGACGGACTGGACGGCGCCGAGGCGGCGCGCCGGTTGGGGCTGGAGCCGGAGGGCACCCCGGGGCCCGCCGCCGTGGCCTACTATCTGGCGGCGCTGCGCGAGGCCTTCGAGGAGACCGGCATCCTGGTGGGCCACAGAGCCGGTGAGCCCGTTCCCCCGGCCCAGGTGGACCCGGACGTGGAGGCGCTGCGCAACGCGCTGCTCGGTGACGAGCTGGACTTCGCGGGTGTGCTCGGCCACCTGGACGCACGGCTGGACGGGGGGCGCGTGGCCTACCTGGCGCACTGGATCACGCCCATCCAGGAGCCTCGCCGCTACGACACCCGCTTCTTCCTGGCCGAGGTGCACGCGGAGGCGGAGTCGGTGGTCGACCCGCGCGAGATGACGGAGGCCCGCTGGCTGCGCCCGGCCGCCGCGCTCGAGCTGAACCGCGCGGGGCACCTGCCGATGGTCTTCCCCACCATCCACACGCTGGAGACGCTGGCGCCGTTCGCCAGCGCCGCCGACGCCCACGCCGCGCTGGACCGCCGGGAGATCCCGACGATCCTGCCTCGCCTGGTGCGGACGCCCACCGGAGTGGGGTTGCGGCTGCCGCAGGAGGAGTAGGCGCCGTCCACCTAGGGCGAGACCGCCCCACCCCGACAGGTCCCGTCCGGCTGCCGCACGGTGGGATAGCTCACGCCGAGCTGCTCCAGGTACGTGTCGTAGCGGCTGGAGTCGAAGTAGTACTTCCGCATCTCCTCGCGGAACTCCTCCATGATCCCCGCATTCATGGAGATCGCGGGACGATCGTCCGGTCGGATGAACGCCTCGTACTGCACGTCCTTGGTCTGGACGTCCCGGAAGTAGGTCCAGGCCTGCTCCACCAGCTCCGGACGCACCAGGAAGTCCAGCAGCGTCATGGCCTGCACCTTGGCCCCGGCGGTGGCGCCCTTGTGCGCGACCGGTGTGGCCATGGCGATGGCGTTGGACCAGTTGTGGCCGGGCAGGCCCGGGATGTTGGACGGGAATGAGAGCACCGCGGTCGGCACGTTCCAGGAGATGTCGCCGATGTCGTCGGCGTAGCCGGCCTGCCGCTGGTCCTCGCGCAGCGCGGGCCGGAGCGGGCTCACGGAGGTGTCCAGACCGGTCGGCTGGGCTCCCACTTCGCGCTGTACCGCGCGCGCGAAGGTCTGATCGGCCTCGCTCCACGTGGGTTGGCCCACACGCTCGATGTTGCCCTGCATGGTCTCGGCCACGGTCTTGTTGAAGTGGCCGGGCCAGGCCGAGCCCAGGACCCGCACCGACTCCAGCTTCGTTCCGCTCATCATCGCCGCACCTTGCGCGATCGAATCCGCGACGAGGAAGAGCTGCCGGATCTCGGGCGCGTTGCGCTCGCGGAAGTAGTACCAGATGGAGGCGCGTGACGGCACCACGTTCGGTTGGTCACCGCCGTCCACGATGACCGAGTGCGAGCGCGCGTCCGGACGGATGTGCTCGCGGCGGAAGTTCCAGCCCACGTCCATCAAGGTGACGGCGTCCGCGGCGCTGCGGCCCCGCCAGGGTGCCCCGGCCGCGTGGGCGCTCTCGCCCGTGAACGTGAACTCGGCGGAGATGAGCCCGGTGCCGGGCGTGATGCCCCACCCCGTGCCGAGCGCCGAGCCCACGTGGGCGTACAGCACGATGTCCACGTCGTCGAAGACACCGGCGCGCACGTAGAAGGCCTTGGCGGCCACGAGCTCCTCCGCCACACCCGGCCAGAGGTGCAACGTGCCCGGGAGGTTCTCCCGCTCCATCAGCTCCTTGACCGCCAGCGCCGCCGTGATGTTGACGGCCTGACCGGCGTTGTGCCCTTCCCCGTGGCCGGGCGCGCCCTCCACCAGCGGGAGCGCGCAGGCTACGCCCGGCACCTGCGACGCCTTGGGGATGTTGTCGATGTCCGTCCCGAGCGAGATGACCGGCTCGCCGGAGCCCCAGGTGGCGACCCACGCGGTGGGGATGCCGGCCACCCCTTCCTCCACGGTGAAGCCGTTGTCGCGGAGCAGTTGCACCAGGTAGGCGGAGGTCTCCACCTCCTGGAAGCCCAGCTCGGCGAAGCTGAAGATCTGATCCACCATCTGCTGCGTGAACTGCGCGCGTTCATCCACGGCGGTGGAGAGCTCGTTCTTCCAGCGATCGATCTGGCGCGCGGACTGGGCGCGGACGCTGGAGGGGAGCAGGGCGGCCATCAGCGGAAGCAGGACGGCGAGGGAGAGGGTGGCGCGGGCTCTCATGCGGGCTCCTTGGGCGGCGGCGGGAGTCGTCCAGCATGCGGCCGTTCGCGGCGCCGCGGCAACCTCGCCGGCGTGGGCGCCGATGCATCCCGAGGGAAGGAGCCGTGAAGGCGTACGCCCCCGGGGCGGGTCGACGCCTCTACCGCCGCCGCGCTTCGAGCGCCCGACGCGCCTCCGCGGCCGCCGGTCCGTCCGGGCCCACCGCCAATCGCGTCAGCGCGGCGCGTGCGGCCTCGCCGTCCAGCGCCGCGATGCCGAGCACGGCCTTGCGGCGCCGGACCTCGCTGGCGTGGCCGTTGCCCGCCGCGCGCTCCAGACGCGCGATGACGGGCTCCGCCTCCGCGGCCATCGCGGCCACCAGCCCGGCGTTCTCCTCCAGCATGCAGGTGGTGGCCAGCCAGCGCTCTGCCAGATCTGCGGTCACCACGGCGGGCGGCGCCGTGCGCACGCCGATCGGGCCCGCGTTCGCGGGGAACGGCCCCGTCCGACCACAGCCGGCGCTCCAGCGCCGGACAGGCCGCGGAAGCCAGACCCTCAGGGCAGCTGCGCGTGGGACCGCTGCGCACGCCGAGCACGCCGTTCAGCGCCGAGAACGGCGAGGCATGGCTGCGGAAGGTCTGACCCTCCGTGAGATAGGCGCGGGTGCTGCTGGCGGAGTGCATGACGTTGGTGCGGTCGAACCAGCTCATGAGCCCGTCCACGTGCCCCATGCCGAACACGTGGCCGATCTCGTGGGAGAGCAACTCGTCGCCCGACCGCTCGGCCATCACCACGAAATCGCCTCCCACGGGACACGTGCGGCCGCGGTCCTGTCCGCCGTCCACGCGCTCCACGTAGTAGAGATTGATGCGGCCGTCCCGCCGTCCGATCCGCGCCTCGATGTCCGGACGCGCGCCACACAGCTCCCACACGTGGTAGCGGCTGGCGTCCGGGTGGTTGGTCACGTCGATGACCTCGACGTCTCCGATGGACACACCGTAGCGCTCGGCGGCCCAGATCTCGCGGGTACGCTGCACGGCGTCCAGGGCCCAGTCGCGCTGCGCCTCGAACGGGCCCTTCACGATCCACACCGCCAGGTCCACCACGACGGGGTCGTGGGTCGCCACCTGCACCACGTCCGGCGCGTCCGACCAGAGCGCGCCCGTCACCCATCCCGGCGCGCGGTCGGGCGCGAAGGCGAGCACCTCGTCGTAGAGGCCACTGCGAACGGAGCCCACCTCGATGCCGGCCGCGTCGGCGCCCACGTAGCCGAGGTCCACCGCCTCGGTGCCGCCGGCGCGGCCGTCCACCAGCACGCCTGCGGGCACTCCGGTCGGGACGCCCAGCACGTGGACCCGGTCGAAGTCCAGCACCACGTCGAAGGCGCCCGAGCTGCCCGTGCGCTGGTCGGTGCGGGCCTCGATCCGCTGCTCGAAGCCGGAGCCCTGCACCGACAGGTCGGGGAACGACGCCCACCCGTCCACCAGCGGCGCTTCCAGCCCGCCGGCCAGCTGCACGCCGCCGGCGCCCGTCAACTGGAGGCGAACCGAACCGGTCGCGCCCTTCAGCGGCGTGCCCAGCCGGTCCGTGGGAGCCACCTCGAGCGCGAGGGGGGTGCCGCTACGCAGCGCGGTGGGGAGACCCCGGAAGTCCATCCGTGCGAAGGCCTGCGCCACCGTCACCCGGATCACGGCCTCGACGTCCCCATGGGAGACGATCACATCCGC
Proteins encoded:
- a CDS encoding amidohydrolase gives rise to the protein MRARATLSLAVLLPLMAALLPSSVRAQSARQIDRWKNELSTAVDERAQFTQQMVDQIFSFAELGFQEVETSAYLVQLLRDNGFTVEEGVAGIPTAWVATWGSGEPVISLGTDIDNIPKASQVPGVACALPLVEGAPGHGEGHNAGQAVNITAALAVKELMERENLPGTLHLWPGVAEELVAAKAFYVRAGVFDDVDIVLYAHVGSALGTGWGITPGTGLISAEFTFTGESAHAAGAPWRGRSAADAVTLMDVGWNFRREHIRPDARSHSVIVDGGDQPNVVPSRASIWYYFRERNAPEIRQLFLVADSIAQGAAMMSGTKLESVRVLGSAWPGHFNKTVAETMQGNIERVGQPTWSEADQTFARAVQREVGAQPTGLDTSVSPLRPALREDQRQAGYADDIGDISWNVPTAVLSFPSNIPGLPGHNWSNAIAMATPVAHKGATAGAKVQAMTLLDFLVRPELVEQAWTYFRDVQTKDVQYEAFIRPDDRPAISMNAGIMEEFREEMRKYYFDSSRYDTYLEQLGVSYPTVRQPDGTCRGGAVSP
- a CDS encoding ABC transporter ATP-binding protein; the protein is MANAIQTTDLTVKLGTSFELRGLDLNVPEGSVYGFLGPNGSGKSTTIRMLMGMMKPDAGEIRLLGAPIPESIERVLARTGYVPERPHLYPALTIGETLAYHAAFFSAWDERWATEMLGRLGLERGRKVGRLSKGETGKLMILLALYQRPDLLILDEPTDGLDPVVRRDVMSAVMDYVAEAGATVFISSHLVHELERMCDWVGVIDGGRLIAEMPMDAFKNEIKRLHVVDPPAALSAAPFEVLSRTHLNGHGPGESWVVRGWREPMRELLESAGAHVRDVQHLDLEDGFVELLRSGRRAAEEE
- a CDS encoding Ig-like domain-containing protein, whose product is MDARTCRRGARRLLLPLVFGLMAGCGNEPTGGPVGVDRILVSTGVLTLDALGASDTLQASAVDGSGLPLEVALTWTSSDPSVLQLSQIRSGAVITARADGTADVIVSHGDVEAVIRVTVAQAFARMDFRGLPTALRSGTPLALEVAPTDRLGTPLKGATGSVRLQLTGAGGVQLAGGLEAPLVDGWASFPDLSVQGSGFEQRIEARTDQRTGSSGAFDVVLDFDRVHVLGVPTGVPAGVLVDGRAGGTEAVDLGYVGADAAGIEVGSVRSGLYDEVLAFAPDRAPGWVTGALWSDAPDVVQVATHDPVVVDLAVWIVKGPFEAQRDWALDAVQRTREIWAAERYGVSIGDVEVIDVTNHPDASRYHVWELCGARPDIEARIGRRDGRINLYYVERVDGGQDRGRTCPVGGDFVVMAERSGDELLSHEIGHVFGMGHVDGLMSWFDRTNVMHSASSTRAYLTEGQTFRSHASPFSALNGVLGVRSGPTRSCPEGLASAACPALERRLWSDGAVPRERGPDRRAHGAARRGDRRSGRALAGHHLHAGGERRAGGRDGRGGGARHRASGARGGQRPRQRGPAPQGRARHRGAGRRGRTRRADAIGGGPGRTGGRGGASGARSAAAVEASTRPGGVRLHGSFPRDASAPTPARLPRRRERPHAGRLPPPPKEPA
- the lon gene encoding endopeptidase La — its product is MPEQSRLPVLPLRDTVVYPGVAVPISAGRPGTIEAVQSALDGDRRLFAVAQRENVDEPTPDVLYNVGTVVRIIQTHRVRGGVQLLVQGEARAQSLGYERNGEAMLEARTQEMERQLPRSPEDPAFQALDRELRDRAAELGTRRGVPAEALNQLIQGVEDPGAFADLVAFYLELPSEDKQRLLETLDDEVRMRSALVLVERELARLDAQEEIQAKVQEELGERQREMLLREQMKQIQKELGDEDERQEVEELRQRIEGLQLTEDARTEVERELKRLERTSPQSAEYQVIRTFLEWVTELPWNDRTEDKIDLKQSSGILDEDHYGLEDVKDRVLEFLAVRKLQMERAAETGEDVPAAEERKVVHVGNGNGHGEGGEDADHEGGEPPRSIEDVKSRAVGRGPILLFVGPPGVGKTSIAQSIARSLGRKYVRISLGGARDEADIRGHRRTYVGAMPGRIVQGMRQVKSKNPVFLLDEVDKLGVSFQGDPSSALLEVLDPAQNSSFTDHYLGIPFDLSEVLFIATANYVDRIPAPLLDRMERVDFAGYTEQEKLEIARRYLLPRQREESGLQEKEFQVSEDALTSVIQQYTREAGVRQLERELGKLARKVARRIASDDTDAVQVEPGDISDLLGRPRVHPERMAPKEAVGVATGMFYTPMGGDIMFVEASVMPGEGGLVLTGQLGDVMKESGRAALSFAKSHAAELDIPEEMLRGREVHIHVPAGALPKEGPSAGITMATALISALASRKVRHDIAMTGELTLTGRVLPIGGVKEKVLGAVRAGITEIVLPADNEGDLEDIPETVRKGLTVHPVEELAQVLQVALLPKRGAARSRKRASDAPSEAGAVA
- a CDS encoding GntR family transcriptional regulator gives rise to the protein MFDQLDPRSPTPLYAQIAERIRAAVAAGDLQPGDALPSVRGLAAELRVNPATVVQAYRDLENDGFVVTRRGAGSFVRAMTRTKRGEERARQARTLVRDMMAEAARLGIDVAELAEAFAEESGVPAAKQRRSRATG
- a CDS encoding NUDIX domain-containing protein — protein: MAPRPAATVVLVRDRADGPEVLLLRRTRSSGFVPGAWVFPGGRVDAGDAVPDLLARLDGLDGAEAARRLGLEPEGTPGPAAVAYYLAALREAFEETGILVGHRAGEPVPPAQVDPDVEALRNALLGDELDFAGVLGHLDARLDGGRVAYLAHWITPIQEPRRYDTRFFLAEVHAEAESVVDPREMTEARWLRPAAALELNRAGHLPMVFPTIHTLETLAPFASAADAHAALDRREIPTILPRLVRTPTGVGLRLPQEE